The Cylindrospermum stagnale PCC 7417 genome segment TCTTCAGAGCGACTGACGACAATTGTGAGTCCAGTTTTTGTGACAATTTTCACGTAATTGGAGTCTACCGCCGCGATTTCACCGCTGAATAAGTTTGTATCACCAATAAAATCAGCAACAAAGGATGTCTGAGGATGTTCGTATATTTGGCTAGGAGTACCGATTTGCTCTATTTTGCCTTGATTCATGACGGCGATGCGATCGCTCAAGGACAGTGCTTCCTCCTGGTCGTGTGTCACCATAATAAAGGTCAAGCCCAAATCTTTGTGTAAATTCGATAATTCGACCTGCATCTCCTTACGTAGTTTTAAGTCTAACGCCCCCAATGGTTCATCCAGCAGCAAAACTGCGGGACGGTTGACGAGGGCCCTGGCTAAGGCAACTCGTTGCTGTTGACCACCAGAAAGTTGATTGGGAAAGCGCGATCGCAAACTTTCCATTTTCACCAGCTTTAAAGCTTCTGTAACTCGGTTGTCAATTTCTGATTTGGGTAATTTTTTTAACCGTAGTCCAAAAGCAATGTTATCCCACACATTTAGGTGATTGAACAGAGCATAGCTTTGAAATACAGTATTGACAGGTCGGCGGTAAGGGGGCACATTAGTCATGGACTGACCCCGAATCAATAACTTGCCAGCGTCAGCCGTTTCAAATCCAGCAATTAAGCGCAGTGTGGTAGTCTTGCCACAACCGGAGGGACCCAGGATACTAAAAAATTCTCCTTGTCTCACATCCAAATCTACTCCATGTACTGCCGGTTCTTGGTTGAAAAACTTGAACACGTTCCGCAGTTCAACATCAAGTGGCTGAAAATTTGTTATCCCCCTCTGATTTTGCATCACAGTTTGAGCCATAATCCTCAGTAGAATGCCGTGATCTTACGAGACTTAGTCTATTAATGTAGTCTATTAAGCAGACTACAGATGACTCTTTGGTTTATTGTATCCGCCAAAAACAATAGATTAGGAATATACACCCCCATTGTTTTATTTTCAATACCGGGTAGCATCTACGAAAAATTTTATACAGATATTGCTGATCACAGAATCTTTCTTGGTCTTATGGATATATTACCAACATCGCTACTTAGCATCAAAAAAGATACACGTACCGTCGGACGTGGATTCCAGTCAATATTTTTAATTGTATTTACCCTATTGATGATGTCGGGAATAGGGACTCGTTTGGCATATTTGCAAATTTCTGAAGGGACAAA includes the following:
- a CDS encoding ABC transporter ATP-binding protein translates to MAQTVMQNQRGITNFQPLDVELRNVFKFFNQEPAVHGVDLDVRQGEFFSILGPSGCGKTTTLRLIAGFETADAGKLLIRGQSMTNVPPYRRPVNTVFQSYALFNHLNVWDNIAFGLRLKKLPKSEIDNRVTEALKLVKMESLRSRFPNQLSGGQQQRVALARALVNRPAVLLLDEPLGALDLKLRKEMQVELSNLHKDLGLTFIMVTHDQEEALSLSDRIAVMNQGKIEQIGTPSQIYEHPQTSFVADFIGDTNLFSGEIAAVDSNYVKIVTKTGLTIVVSRSEDTPTELSQVVVVSVRPEKIQLSLYQPNIPTNCFEGRLVNVMYLGTHVNYVVELTNGISISVLQPNTFGSLPNRDTTIYAWWTETDCLAISQESKAHSL